The Yoonia sp. SS1-5 genome contains a region encoding:
- a CDS encoding 3-keto-5-aminohexanoate cleavage protein has protein sequence MPLQMNRDVFITCAVTGSGSTQDRSPHVPRSPKQIADSAIDAAKAGAAVVHCHVRDPETGVPSRDLALYREVTDRIRAAEVDVVLNLTAGMGGDMVFGGVEQPLPTVAGTDMVGATERVAHIAACRPEICTLDCGTMNFAEADYVMTNTPGMLTAMGRMMTQLGVKPEIEAFDTGHLWYAKQLVADGVLDAPALVQLCMGVPWGAPDDLNTFMAMVNNVPPDWTFSAFGLGRSQMPYVAAAVLAGGNVRVGLEDNLMLDRGVLATNAQLVTRAVGIIEGLGATVIGPAEVRAKLGLTKQSPA, from the coding sequence GCATGTCCCGCGATCCCCCAAGCAGATTGCCGATAGCGCCATTGATGCGGCCAAGGCGGGCGCGGCGGTTGTTCATTGTCATGTGCGCGATCCTGAAACGGGGGTGCCATCGCGCGATCTGGCATTGTATCGCGAAGTCACCGACCGCATCCGCGCTGCCGAGGTCGATGTTGTCCTGAACCTGACGGCCGGCATGGGGGGCGACATGGTCTTTGGCGGGGTCGAGCAACCGCTGCCGACTGTCGCCGGGACGGATATGGTGGGCGCGACAGAGCGTGTGGCCCATATTGCCGCCTGCCGGCCCGAGATCTGTACGCTTGATTGCGGAACGATGAATTTCGCCGAAGCTGATTATGTAATGACCAATACGCCGGGCATGTTGACGGCGATGGGCCGGATGATGACGCAGCTTGGCGTCAAGCCCGAGATCGAAGCGTTTGATACAGGCCATCTATGGTATGCCAAGCAGCTGGTGGCGGATGGCGTATTGGATGCGCCTGCGCTGGTGCAGCTGTGCATGGGGGTGCCATGGGGCGCGCCGGATGACCTCAATACGTTTATGGCCATGGTCAATAACGTCCCGCCTGACTGGACATTCTCGGCCTTTGGGCTGGGAAGATCGCAGATGCCTTATGTTGCTGCCGCTGTTCTTGCAGGCGGCAATGTGCGGGTCGGGCTGGAAGACAACCTGATGCTGGACCGGGGTGTGCTGGCCACAAATGCCCAACTGGTGACCCGGGCGGTCGGCATTATCGAGGGGCTTGGCGCCACGGTCATCGGCCCCGCGGAGGTCCGTGCCAAGCTGGGCCTGACCAAGCAGTCCCCGGCATGA
- a CDS encoding lipocalin family protein translates to MRALALCLGLAACGLPGEDVGGLLEVYRDTEVPISSQAVFDPARYTGLWYEVARFPVPFEAGCVGVTAEYGLRSDGTVSVLNTCRNPDGSIKSTIAGSAEIVGPGRLKVSFPTVPFGAADYWVLWVDADYRTAVVGAPNGRSGWILNRDPEIPPDRLAAARSVLAFNGYKLDRLMEVAQ, encoded by the coding sequence ATGAGGGCGCTTGCACTTTGTCTGGGCCTTGCGGCCTGTGGTTTGCCCGGCGAAGATGTCGGCGGCCTGTTAGAGGTCTATCGCGACACCGAGGTGCCAATATCTTCGCAAGCGGTCTTTGACCCCGCACGCTATACCGGGCTGTGGTACGAGGTTGCCCGCTTTCCGGTCCCGTTCGAAGCCGGATGTGTCGGGGTGACCGCCGAATATGGCTTGCGGTCGGATGGGACGGTCTCGGTGCTGAACACCTGCCGCAATCCCGATGGCAGCATCAAATCAACCATTGCCGGCAGCGCCGAAATCGTGGGTCCCGGCCGTTTGAAGGTCAGTTTCCCGACGGTACCTTTCGGCGCCGCGGATTACTGGGTTCTTTGGGTGGATGCGGACTACCGGACGGCTGTCGTTGGCGCACCAAATGGCCGGTCCGGCTGGATTTTGAACCGTGATCCGGAGATCCCGCCCGACCGGTTGGCCGCGGCCCGTAGCGTTTTGGCTTTCAACGGGTATAAGCTGGATCGACTGATGGAGGTGGCGCAATGA
- a CDS encoding carnitine 3-dehydrogenase, which translates to MTQVAAIIGGGVIGGGWAARFLLMGWDVRVFDPDPEAQRKIGEVIDNARRSLPGLSDVALPPEGTLQFHDTISDAVADATWIQESVPERLELKRKVFQTVQSHCAHDAVIGSSTSGFKPSQLQGCATRPDQIIVTHPFNPVYLLPLVELVGTSQNPDAFLDRAKAVLTGLGMYPLQVRAEIDAHIADRFLEAVWREALWLIKDGIATTQEIDDAIRYGFGLRWAQMGLFETYRIAGGEAGMRHFIEQFGPALAWPWTKLMDVPELTEDLIAQIAGQSDAQSGQYSIRDLERARDDNLVTILRGLKAQNWGAGALLNRHDAAVEGAIVLPDDLSHPIVTVKRAIPLDWTDYNGHMNEARYLQAFGDATDRMMILVGCDADYIAAGQSYFTAETHIRHLGEAKAGAVIRITTQVLQGQGKKMHLFHQMFAGDQLIATGEHMMIHVSLQTRRACLPSTSLAQTLGRIAAAHAALPRPAGVGKAVGVKG; encoded by the coding sequence ATGACGCAAGTGGCAGCGATCATCGGCGGCGGCGTCATCGGTGGCGGTTGGGCGGCGCGTTTCTTGCTGATGGGTTGGGATGTTCGCGTCTTTGATCCTGATCCGGAGGCACAGCGCAAAATCGGCGAGGTGATCGACAATGCGCGCCGATCATTGCCCGGGCTGTCGGATGTGGCGCTGCCCCCCGAGGGGACCCTGCAGTTTCACGACACGATTTCTGACGCGGTCGCAGATGCGACATGGATCCAGGAAAGCGTGCCAGAGCGGCTGGAGCTCAAGCGCAAGGTGTTTCAGACCGTGCAGTCCCATTGCGCCCATGATGCGGTGATCGGGTCATCGACCAGCGGGTTCAAGCCGTCGCAATTGCAGGGATGCGCCACCCGTCCCGATCAGATTATCGTCACCCATCCTTTTAACCCGGTCTATCTGCTGCCCTTGGTCGAACTGGTCGGCACGTCGCAAAACCCGGATGCGTTTCTGGATCGGGCCAAGGCCGTCTTGACCGGTCTGGGGATGTATCCATTGCAGGTTCGGGCCGAAATTGATGCCCATATCGCGGATCGCTTTCTCGAAGCTGTCTGGCGCGAGGCGTTATGGCTGATCAAGGACGGGATTGCCACCACGCAAGAGATTGACGACGCGATCCGCTATGGTTTCGGCCTGCGCTGGGCGCAGATGGGGCTGTTCGAAACCTACCGGATTGCCGGTGGTGAGGCGGGCATGCGCCACTTCATCGAACAATTTGGACCAGCCCTAGCCTGGCCGTGGACCAAGTTGATGGATGTACCCGAGCTGACCGAAGACCTGATCGCCCAGATTGCCGGACAGTCCGATGCGCAATCAGGGCAGTATTCAATCCGCGATCTGGAGCGGGCGAGGGATGACAACCTGGTGACCATCCTGCGTGGATTGAAGGCGCAGAATTGGGGGGCGGGCGCGCTGCTTAACCGCCATGACGCGGCGGTAGAAGGCGCGATCGTACTGCCCGATGATCTGTCACACCCGATCGTCACGGTGAAACGGGCCATCCCGCTCGACTGGACGGACTATAATGGCCATATGAACGAGGCGCGGTATTTGCAGGCTTTTGGCGACGCGACCGACCGGATGATGATCCTTGTTGGCTGTGACGCAGATTATATCGCCGCCGGGCAAAGCTATTTCACCGCCGAGACCCATATTCGCCATCTGGGCGAGGCCAAGGCGGGCGCGGTCATCCGGATTACAACGCAGGTCCTGCAGGGGCAGGGTAAGAAGATGCACTTGTTCCACCAGATGTTTGCGGGCGACCAGCTGATTGCGACAGGTGAACATATGATGATCCATGTCAGCTTGCAGACGCGACGGGCCTGCCTGCCCAGTACGTCACTCGCGCAGACGCTGGGCCGGATCGCCGCGGCCCATGCGGCACTGCCCCGACCCGCGGGCGTGGGCAAGGCGGTTGGTGTAAAAGGGTGA
- a CDS encoding EamA family transporter has product MELWIPITLGAAFAQTLRFMLQKHLKSTQLSTAGATFARFVYSAPLVAVIAVVYARSSGQGSPQIPVAFWPYMLAGGISQIVATMCVVALFAHRNFAVGITFKKTEVLLSALVGFVVLGDVFTLPALGAMVLGLAGVLLLSDPPGGSGPLHQRIFNRATALGLGAGLLFGVSGNGYRGAALALEHGDFFYRAIVTLAFVTAFQSLAMALWLVWRERGQITAVLVAWRIAGLVGLTSMIGSICWFAAFTLQNVAYVNALGQVELLFSIVIGAVVFGERISAREWQGLSLLTLSVIALVLAI; this is encoded by the coding sequence ATGGAACTCTGGATCCCGATCACACTTGGCGCTGCATTTGCGCAGACACTGCGTTTCATGCTGCAAAAACACTTGAAGTCCACGCAGCTGTCCACCGCTGGCGCGACCTTTGCGAGATTTGTGTATTCGGCCCCCTTGGTTGCCGTCATCGCAGTGGTCTATGCGCGCAGCAGCGGGCAGGGCAGCCCGCAGATCCCGGTTGCCTTTTGGCCCTATATGCTTGCCGGCGGGATTTCGCAGATTGTCGCAACCATGTGCGTGGTTGCGTTATTTGCCCATCGCAATTTCGCGGTCGGGATCACGTTCAAAAAGACCGAGGTCCTGCTCAGCGCGCTGGTTGGATTTGTTGTCCTGGGCGATGTCTTCACCCTGCCGGCGCTGGGAGCGATGGTCCTGGGGCTGGCAGGGGTCTTGCTGCTGTCTGATCCGCCGGGCGGTTCGGGACCATTGCATCAACGTATCTTCAACCGGGCCACGGCACTGGGGTTGGGGGCAGGGCTATTGTTCGGGGTCTCCGGCAACGGCTATCGAGGGGCGGCGCTGGCGCTGGAACATGGTGATTTCTTTTACCGGGCCATTGTCACACTGGCGTTTGTGACGGCCTTTCAAAGTCTGGCCATGGCGTTGTGGCTGGTCTGGCGCGAACGGGGGCAAATCACGGCCGTACTGGTCGCATGGCGGATCGCCGGGCTGGTCGGGCTGACCAGCATGATCGGGTCCATCTGCTGGTTTGCGGCCTTTACCCTGCAAAACGTGGCTTATGTAAATGCGCTTGGGCAGGTTGAGTTGTTGTTTTCAATTGTGATCGGCGCCGTCGTTTTCGGGGAACGTATCTCGGCCCGGGAATGGCAGGGGCTGTCACTGCTGACCCTCAGCGTCATTGCTTTGGTGCTGGCGATCTAG
- a CDS encoding NUDIX domain-containing protein, protein MNKTAIRDAATLIIIRDQGTDPAVLMGQRGATAAFMPGKFVFPGGAVDVNDATIPVGRLDAVSETRLALDSALPAQALVAAAIRELWEETGQILGQPDNWPDAPPGWRGFAATGHRPHGQALEFFFRAVTPKGRPRRFDARFFLADADKLTTDPDDFSGAEDELSHLQWIRLADARNFDLPFITQVVLGELMTHVARGGPVPSVPFFRNDDEAHLISRLGGKQLL, encoded by the coding sequence ATGAACAAAACCGCCATTCGGGACGCCGCGACACTGATCATCATCCGCGATCAGGGGACCGATCCTGCCGTGTTGATGGGACAGCGCGGTGCAACGGCTGCGTTCATGCCCGGCAAATTCGTCTTTCCGGGTGGCGCGGTAGACGTCAATGATGCCACCATTCCCGTTGGTCGTCTTGATGCTGTCAGCGAAACCCGTCTGGCCCTCGACAGCGCTTTGCCCGCGCAGGCGCTGGTGGCCGCCGCCATCCGCGAGCTTTGGGAGGAAACCGGCCAGATCCTTGGCCAACCTGACAATTGGCCCGACGCCCCCCCGGGCTGGCGCGGCTTTGCCGCCACCGGGCACAGGCCACATGGGCAGGCATTGGAATTCTTCTTTCGGGCCGTCACCCCAAAGGGCCGGCCCCGCCGCTTTGACGCCCGCTTTTTTCTGGCCGATGCAGACAAGCTGACCACGGACCCTGACGATTTCAGCGGCGCCGAGGACGAGCTGTCGCATCTGCAGTGGATCCGTCTGGCTGACGCCCGCAATTTCGATCTGCCCTTTATTACGCAGGTTGTTCTGGGTGAGCTTATGACCCATGTCGCCCGCGGCGGTCCGGTGCCCAGCGTCCCGTTCTTTCGCAACGATGACGAGGCGCATCTGATCAGCAGGCTGGGCGGCAAACAACTGTTGTAA
- a CDS encoding DUF983 domain-containing protein has translation MSDAQTIGDDRPMKPAMWHGVCRRCPNCGDGAMFEGYLKVTDQCPVCQEALHHHRADDGPAYLTILLVAHILGFAMHIMWVHLRPDPLVMATILAIGAVALSLYLLPRLKGMVVGIQWARRMHGFGHSA, from the coding sequence ATGTCCGACGCACAGACAATAGGCGACGACCGGCCAATGAAACCCGCCATGTGGCACGGCGTTTGCCGTCGCTGCCCCAATTGCGGTGATGGCGCCATGTTCGAAGGCTACCTGAAGGTCACAGACCAATGCCCGGTATGCCAAGAGGCGCTGCACCATCACCGCGCAGATGACGGCCCTGCCTATCTGACGATCCTACTGGTTGCCCATATCCTTGGTTTTGCGATGCATATCATGTGGGTTCACCTGCGCCCTGATCCGCTGGTAATGGCGACGATCCTTGCAATTGGCGCGGTTGCGTTGTCGCTTTATCTTCTGCCAAGGTTGAAAGGTATGGTTGTGGGCATTCAGTGGGCCCGACGCATGCATGGGTTCGGTCATTCTGCCTGA